From the Meleagris gallopavo isolate NT-WF06-2002-E0010 breed Aviagen turkey brand Nicholas breeding stock chromosome 17, Turkey_5.1, whole genome shotgun sequence genome, one window contains:
- the MLEC gene encoding malectin, which translates to MKLPILRSNAEDQILYQTERYNEETFGYEVPIKEEGDYVLVLKFAEVYFAQSQQKVFDVRLNGHVVVKDLDIFDRVGHSTAHDEIIPMSIKKGKLSVQGEVSTFTGKLHIEFVKGYYDNPKICALYILQGTVEDVPKLQPHPGLEKKEDDDDEDEYDDGSSVKKQANKNRVQSGPRTPNPYASDNSSLMFPILVAFGVFIPTLFCLCRL; encoded by the exons ATGAAACTGCCAATCCTGCGGTCCAATGCAGAAGATCAGATCCTGTACCAGACAGAGCGTTACAATGAGGAAACCTTTGGCTATGAAGTTCCCATCAAAGAAGAGGGTGACTACGTGTTGGTGTTGAAGTTTGCAGAGGTCTATTTTGCACAGTCTCAACAGAAG GTGTTTGATGTTCGCTTGAATGGCCACGTCGTGGTGAAGGACTTGGACATTTTTGACAGAGTTGGACATAGCACGGCTCATGATGAGATCATTCCCATGAGTAtcaaaaagggaaaactgaGTGTCCAGGGAGAGGTTTCAACGTTCACAGGAAAGCTTCATATTGAGTTTGTAAAG GGCTACTATGACAATCCGAAAATCTGTGCCCTGTACATCCTGCAAGGAACAGTAGAAG ATGTTCCAAAGCTGCAACCACACCCAGGTCTGGAGAAAAAAGAGGACGACGACGATGAGGATGAATATGATGATGGTTCCAGCGTTAAAAAACAGGCAAATAAGAACCGGGTTCAATCAGGCCCACGCACACCAAACCCCTATGCCTCAGACAACAGCAGCCTCATGTTCCCTATATTGGTGGCCTTTGGTGTCTTCATTCCTACCCTCTTCTGCCTCTGCCGGTTGTGA